In Alphaproteobacteria bacterium, the genomic stretch CCTGTGGCGATGATCGTGCTTTCCCATGCAGGCAAAGCGGTGATTTCTTCGCGCTCGATGGCGATGTTGGGTTGCCGTTCGAGTGCTTGCGTTACAGCGTTTGCAAAACCTTCGCGGTCAACCGCCAGCGCGCCGCCGGCCGGAACCTTGTGCATGTCTGCCGCCTGCATGATCAGGGAATTGCAGCGCCGCATTTCATCGTGCAAAAGCCCGACGGCATTATATTCGCTATCGTCCGACCGAAACGAATTCGAACAAACAAGTTCGGCGCACTGCCCGGTTTGGTGCGCTTCGGTGGCGCGTACGGGCCGCATTTCATGCAGTACGACGGGCGTACCGGCAGCGGCAAGCTGCCACGCCGCTTCGCTGCCGGCCAATCCGCCGCCAACGATATGAACCGGTTCTACGTCCTTCATGCGGCCATTATGGCGCATCCTTCACGTCAGCCGCAACCTTAACGCTGATCATCTTGGTCGGGTTATCAACCGTTCCGTTGTTGGTTACGGAGCCTTTTTTGATGGCATCCACATGTTCCATGCCCTCGATTACCTGCCCCCAGACCGTGTAAGTGCCGTTCAGATGCGGCGCAACGTCGAAGCAGATAAAGAACTGGCTGTCCGCTGAATTGGGGCTGGCCGCACGGGCCATCGAAACTGTGCCGCGCACATGCGGTACATCCGAAAATTCGGCCTTCAGATTCTTGCCGCTGCCGCCGGTGCCGGTGCCATTCGGGTCGCCGGTTTGGGCCATAAAGCCGGGGATCACGCGATGAAACACAAGCCCGTCATAGAAGCCCTGACGCACAAGTTCCTTGATGCGCGCGACATGGTTGGGCGCGACATCGGGCCGCATCTGGATGATGACTTTGCCATCGGGCAATTCCATGATCAGGGTATTTTCAGGGTCCATAATTTTCTTCTCCTGTGCATTCGCGGGGTTTGGCGGCATCAGGATTGATGCCAAAAAAGAAAGGATAAGCGCAATCCTGCCTGTTATTTTCATTGCCTGCCTCATCTTTGTGACGGGTTGGTGGAAAGGGCGTCGGTTGTAAAACCGCCGAGGTTCTTGAACAGCACGCTAAGCACGATTGCGGTGCCGGGGTTAAGATCGGGGCGGGATGTTTCATCCTGGCTGAAGCTGAGCGCGGCCGTCAAGCATTCGTCGATATAGGCGATTGTTGCGCCTGTGTTGCGCAAGCCCGCCTGCGGTTTGATCGCACGTTTCTGATAGACCGAGAAGTTCCAGTAATCAAACAAATGCGAGGAAAAACCGGCGGTGAGTTCCGAAACCGTCACGCGGCCGCTGGTTGTATCCTGCGTATCGGCGGAAAGGAAATCGCCGCTGGCGCGGAACCATTCCGGCCCGATATAACCGCGCACTTCGCTGCGGCGTGGGGTGAATGTTTCGGCATCAAGCCTGAAGCCATAGCTCGCTTGCAGCCAGCTGGCGGGTTGCAGTTCGATACGACCGACATAATCGGAGCGATGGCCGCGCAGGCCGGATTCGGTTGGAAACAACGGATCCTGATTAAAGCGGTAGCTTTGCCCGAACATAACATCGACGCGCTTGCCGCTGTCGCTATAGAAACCCGCGCGCGCGCCATAAGTAACGCGGTGCCCGCCTTCGAGAAGATCGACCCCGGTAAAGCGGTTCTTGTCGAACAGGCTGGTTTCATCGAATTCGACGTCGATACTGTCTTCATTCGCAATGCGTGGATAGTTACGAAGCCTTGGAGATGATGTAACGGCCACGATGGGTTCGACGATTTGTTCCCAGAATTCTCCGCGCCGCCCGAACGGATAGCGGAACACCAGGTTGGCTTGCGGGAAGGCGCGGAAGGTATAGGCATCATCGAACTTGTTTGCCGGGTTGTTCGGGTCCGTCAGCTTGTCGGCCCAGAACGTATCGAAGCGTACGCTGCCTGAAAGCGTGGTCACGAGTCCGATTTTGGAAATGGCTGTGCGTTCCCAGCCGCCTTCTGCCGAGACGCGGCGGCTATCGGGCCCCGCGCCCGTGGTGGCGTTAACGCCGCGACTGCGTGTCAGCGCAACCATGTTGCCATTAAAGGCCCAACGCCCGCCCAGCGTTTTGCCGGGCTCGCCAACCATATTGATGCTGACATTCGGGGCCACGACCGGCTCGGTGGCGCGAATGCCCGGGCGGATATCCTGGAAATAATAGACATCGAGCGCGGCATAATGACGGCCGCTGAAACGTTCGATATAGCCGCGGTTTTTTAGCACGTCCTTGGTGGGGATATTGTAGCGATAGAGATAGC encodes the following:
- a CDS encoding peptidylprolyl isomerase — protein: MDPENTLIMELPDGKVIIQMRPDVAPNHVARIKELVRQGFYDGLVFHRVIPGFMAQTGDPNGTGTGGSGKNLKAEFSDVPHVRGTVSMARAASPNSADSQFFICFDVAPHLNGTYTVWGQVIEGMEHVDAIKKGSVTNNGTVDNPTKMISVKVAADVKDAP
- the lptD gene encoding LPS assembly protein LptD, which codes for MFRIRILKITLPMLALLLCHGTLAAPQAEGRPLLSAESIRYDQDQKIAIAIGKVELVHDKRVIRAQRMTYNQLTDVVTADGNVTVIEPDGNVIFADHAEITGDMKRGFVSQIGMVFTDNSRFAALEAEKVADRYTILRHATYSPCNLCKEDRTKPPLWQMRAARVTHDDKEKRIIYRDAFMEIGGVPVMYTPYFSHPDPSVKRKSGFLTPNAGHDQNIGNFGRVPYYFYFTPDQDFTVSPTISQKDGFQFAGQYRERLERGKLDFTGSFVNADRTTDEGVFQQDQWRGHLFGNAVYNVDRRWRLGADIAFTSDKSYLYRYNIPTKDVLKNRGYIERFSGRHYAALDVYYFQDIRPGIRATEPVVAPNVSINMVGEPGKTLGGRWAFNGNMVALTRSRGVNATTGAGPDSRRVSAEGGWERTAISKIGLVTTLSGSVRFDTFWADKLTDPNNPANKFDDAYTFRAFPQANLVFRYPFGRRGEFWEQIVEPIVAVTSSPRLRNYPRIANEDSIDVEFDETSLFDKNRFTGVDLLEGGHRVTYGARAGFYSDSGKRVDVMFGQSYRFNQDPLFPTESGLRGHRSDYVGRIELQPASWLQASYGFRLDAETFTPRRSEVRGYIGPEWFRASGDFLSADTQDTTSGRVTVSELTAGFSSHLFDYWNFSVYQKRAIKPQAGLRNTGATIAYIDECLTAALSFSQDETSRPDLNPGTAIVLSVLFKNLGGFTTDALSTNPSQR